AATTATCCTTGGCAGTATCCCAGTAGTCGGTTGGTATACTGCCCAATGGTTACATTACGGGCAACTATTTATTGGTACTGGTATTTTAGGTCAATCTTTATCGCGTATTTGGCATCCTGTAGAAAATCACAGTGGGGAACCTTGGTATTACCTGCTAGAAATATTGAAATATACAGTGCCTTGGTTACTTTTTTTTCCTTTAGGATGGCGACTAGCTTGGCAAAATCGTAACTACAGTTGGGGAAAGTTAATCTTAGTTTGGAGTATCGGTTATTTAGTTGTTATTTCAGTGATGGCAACTAAGCTACCTTGGTATATCTTGCCGATTTACCCTGCGATCGCATTAGCTGGAGGTGTTAAGCTAACTGAAACCTGGCATGATTGGGATAGTTTGCAACCTTCCCGAACTTGGATTATTAGTTTAGCTTTACTTGGTTTAGTGGCATTTGCTGGTAGCCTTTACTTTACATTACTAGCAAATCCCCTCAACTTATATTTACAGCTTGTGCTACTATCTGCGGCGCTGACATTTTTAATATCCGCAGTACTGTTAGCGCAAAAAGACTTACAGTTTATCTTCGTGCTATTTTGGGGTACTTATGTCACCCTACTATTATTTATTACTTCACCCCACTGGGTTTGGGAACTAGGCGAAGCATATCCAGTTAAACCTGTTGCTGCAATGATTCAACAGCACACACAAAAGAGTCAATTAGTTTACACCTCTTTTGATTATGCACGTCCTTCGTTGAATTTTTATAGCGATCGTCAAATTATCCCCGCCAGCAATACTGAATTAGAACAACATTGGCAGCAAGACAAACAACCTTATTTATTAGTTGACAAAAATACACTCGTAGAGTTGAAGTTAAAGCAAGTAAAACAGCTTGGTAGTGCTAATGATTGGCTACTAATAACAATTAACAATTATCAATTAACAAATTTCCCCT
This genomic stretch from Oculatellaceae cyanobacterium harbors:
- a CDS encoding glycosyltransferase family 39 protein, which encodes MYNTSFVWGRFKKWMRWSDIRIDQLLVLGLLLAALLLFTINLGIPLRDWDEGTVAQVAREIALAPAHSLKWLYPTLAGEPYLNKPPLIHILIAASYKVFGISEWSTRLLPALLTAISVPLLYGVGREIFKSRTPAIFSALIYLTLLPVVRHGRLAMLDGSVLCFLLLMILCVLRSRRDLRWCLGTGIAFGLICLTKGIMGVLLGAIAVLFLLWDTPRLLTSWFFWLGIILGSIPVVGWYTAQWLHYGQLFIGTGILGQSLSRIWHPVENHSGEPWYYLLEILKYTVPWLLFFPLGWRLAWQNRNYSWGKLILVWSIGYLVVISVMATKLPWYILPIYPAIALAGGVKLTETWHDWDSLQPSRTWIISLALLGLVAFAGSLYFTLLANPLNLYLQLVLLSAALTFLISAVLLAQKDLQFIFVLFWGTYVTLLLFITSPHWVWELGEAYPVKPVAAMIQQHTQKSQLVYTSFDYARPSLNFYSDRQIIPASNTELEQHWQQDKQPYLLVDKNTLVELKLKQVKQLGSANDWLLITINNYQLTNFPSSLLK